The sequence below is a genomic window from Barrientosiimonas humi.
TCGAGGCCGACCTCGACGAGTGGCGAACGATGTACGACACCAACGTGATCGGCGTCGCGCGCTGCGTGCAGGACCTCATGCCGGCGCTGGTCGCCGCCGAGGGCGAGGTCATCGTGATCGGGTCGGTCGCCGCGCACGTGTCGTACGAGGGTGGCGGCGGCTATGTCGCGGCCAAGCACGCGGTGCGCGCGATGGTCGGCTCGCTGCGGCTGGAGATGTTCGACCAGCCGGTGCGCGTGTGCGAGATCGACCCGGGGATGGTGGCCTCCGACGAGTTCGCGCTGGTGCGCTTCCACGGCGACGCCGAGAAGGCCGCCGCGGTCTACGCCGGTGTGGTCGACCCGCTGACCCAGGAGGACATCGCCGAGTGCGTGGCGTTCGTCGCCACCCGCCCCAAGCACGTCAACATCGACTCGATGGTGGTGCGCCCGCGCGCGCAGGCGGCGCAGCACAAGATCCACCGGGTGTCGCCCTGAGAAGGCAGTTCACGCCGGTCCGCGCGATCGGGGCACCGTCTGCGGGGCCTGGCGCGAGGCCCGGCCGCGAACTGCCTTCGCGCAGCGACGCTCAGAAGTACCAGGGGAACGGGGACCAGTCGGGGTCGCGCTTCTGCAGGAACTGGTCGCGTCCCTCGACGGCCTCGTCGGTCATGTACGCCAGCCGCGTCGCCTCGCCCGCGAACACCTGCTGCCCCATCAGGCCGTCGTCGGTGAGGTTGAACGCGAACTTCAGCATCCGCTGCGCCTGCGGGCTCTTGCCCATGATCTCGCGGGCGACCTGCAGCGCCTCGGCCTCGAGCTCGGCGTGGTCGGCGACGATGTTGACCGCGCCCATCCGGTGCATGTCCTCGGCGGTGTACGTCCGCCCCAGGAAGAAGATCTCGCGGGCGAACTTCTGGCCCACCATCTTGGCGAGGTAGGCCGAGCCGTAGCCCGCGTCGAACGAGCCCACGTCGGCGTCGGTCTGCTTGAACCGGGCGTGCTCGCGGCTCGCGATCGTCAGGTCGCACACGACGTGCAGGCTGTGCCCGCCGCCGGCCGCCCACCCGGGCACGACCGCGACGACGACCTTGGGCATGGTGCGGATCAGCCGCTGCACCTCCAGGACGTGCAGCCGCCCGCCCTCGGCCTTGACCCGTCGCTCGTCGACGGACTCGGCGGTGTCGCCGTCGGCGTACTGATAGCCGCTGCGCCCGCGGATGCGCTGGTCACCGCCGGAGCAGAACGACCACTTGCCGGCCGCGCCGGTGCCCTCGGGGCCGGGCCCGTTGCCGGTGAGCAGCACGCAGCCGACGTCGGGGGTGCGCCGCGCGTGGTCGAGCACGCGATAGAGCTCGTCGACGGTGTGCGGCCGGAACGCGTTGAGCACCTCGGGCCGGTCGAACGCCACCCGCACGCACCCCACGTCGACCGCGCGGTGGTAGGTGATGTCGGTGAGGTCCTCGAACCCGGGCACGGGCGCCCAGTCGTCGGGCCGGAACGGGTTGGCGGTGGTCTGCTCGCTCACCTGCGTGATGTTAGGCGTACGTCCGTCGCGGCTCACCCAGCGGACGGTGCCGGACACGGCGGCGCCGGGTCGGTTAACGTGGCGCGCGCAACATCCATCAAGACCGGCTGAGGGACAGGCCCGTTGACGCCGGGGCAGCCTTCCGCGAGGCAACTCGCGGAAAAGGTGCCAAGTCCTGCGGCGGCCCTCGGGCCAGCCGGAAGATGGAGCGTCGCAGACGTCTGACCAGGCGCCGGTGACGCGCAGCCTCCGGTCCGCATGGCTGGCCACCTGTGACCAGGAGGACACCATGACTGACATCTCCCGCCTCACCCGCGGACTCACCACCGGCATCAACGCCGACCCCACCCACGGCGCCGTCGTGCCGCCGCTGCACCTCACGAGCACCTTCAGCTTCAGCGGGTTCGGCGAGTGCGGGCAGTATGACTACACCCGCTCGGGCAACCCCACCCGCGACCTCCTCGGCGAGGCGCTGGCCACGCTCGAGGGCGGGTTCGGCGGCACCATCACCTCGACCGGGATGTCCGCGATCGCGCTGTGCACGACCGCGCTGCTCGCGCCCGGCGACACGATCGTCGTGCCGCACGACTGTTACGGCGGCAGCTGGCGACTGTTCGACTCGCTGTCGACGAAGGGCCAGTTCCGTTGTCGCACAGTGGATCTCACCGATCCTGACGCGCTCGCCGAGGCGCTGCGCGAGCGCCCGAAGGTGGTGTGGGTCGAGACGCCGTCCAACCCGCTGCTGCGCCTCACCGACGTGCGCGCGGTGGCCGACGCCGCCCACGCGGCCGGCGCGCTCGTGGTCGCCGACAACACGTTCCTGTCGCCGCTGCTGCAGCGACCGATCGAGCTGGGCGCCGACGTGGTCGTGCACTCGACGACGAAGTACATCAACGGGCACAGCGACGTCGTCGGCGGCGCGGTCGTGGCGGCCACGCCCGAGCTGCACGAGGAGCTGGCCTACTGGGGCAACGTGCTCGGCGTCACCGGCAGCCCGTTCGACTCCTACCTCGCGCTGCGCGGGCTGCGCACCCTGCACGTGCGGCTGCGCGCTCACCAGGACAACGCCCGCGCCCTCGTCGACGCCGCGCTCGACCACCCGGCCGTCGCGCGGGTGCACTACCCCGGGCTCGCCGACCACCCGGGCCACGACATCGCCGCGCGGCAGCAGGACGGCTTCGGCGCGATGCTGTCGGTCGAGCTGCGCGGCGGGGAGGAGGCGGTGCGCGCGTTCGTCGACGGGCTGCACTGCTTCACCCTGGCCGAGTCGCTCGGCGGCACCGAGAGCCTGGTCGCCCACCCCGCCACGATGACCCACGCGTCGATGAGTCCCGAGGCGCGCGCGGTCGCCGGCATCGGCGACGGGCTGCTGCGCTTCTCGGTGGGCATCGAGGCCCCGGAGGACCTGGTCGCCGACCTGCGCGCCGCGCTCGACCGCGCGGAGGCGCGCACCCCCGTGGCCGTCTGAGGTGGTCGGCCCGGGTTCCTAGACTCGGGTCATGCCGATCCCGGAGTACGTCGCCGACCTGCGCGAGCACGTCGGCACCCGACTGCTGTGGTTGCCGGGGACGTCGGCGTACGTCCTGCGCCAGGTCGACGGGCGCCAGCAGGTGCTGCTGGTGCGCCGCTCCGACAACGGCCTGTGGACGCCCGTCACCGGGATCTGCGACCCGGGCGAGGAGCCCGACGTCACCGCCGAGCGCGAGGTGCTCGAGGAGACGTGCGTGCAGGTCGAGGTCGAGCGGCTGCTCGCCGTGTCGTCGCTGATCCCGATGGAGTACCCCAACGGCGACCGCTGCCAGTACCTCGACCACGCGTTCCGCTGCCGCTGGGTCGCGGGGGAGCCGCGGGTCGGTGACGAGGAGTCCAGCGACGTGCGCTGGTTCGACGTCACCGACCTGCCGCCGCTGCTCCCGCGGTTCGAGCGCCAGCTCGCGATGGCCCTCGCGGACGACGGTCCGGTGCTGTTCGGCAAGGCGCAGCGGGTCCGATGAGCGTCTTCGACGTCGAGCAGCTGGTCCTCGGCATGCGGGTGGTGCAGCTGCCGCTGCGCACCCGCTTCCGAGGCGTCACCGAGCGCGAGATTGCCCTGTTCCCAGGGCCTTTCGGCTGGGGCGAGTTCGGCCCGTTCCTGGAGTACGCCCCCGCCGAGTCGTCCCGCTGGCTCGCCTCGGCCATCGAGGCGGCCCACGTCGGCTGGCCCGAGCCGGTGCGCGGGTCGGTGCAGGTCAACGCCACGGTGCCCGCGGTCGCGGCGGGGGAGGTGGCCGGGGTGCTCGCGCGCTACGACGGCACCCGGACGGCCAAGGTGAAGGTGGCCGAGCCCGGTCAGCGCCTGTCCGACGACCTCGACCGGGTGGCCGCGGTGCGCGAGGCGATGGGGCCCGACGCGCGCATCCGGGTCGACGCGAACGGCGGCTGGAGCGTGGAGCAGGCGACCGACGCGCTGGGGCGGCTGGCGGCCTACGGGCTGGAGTACGCCGAGCAGCCGTGCGCCACCGTCGAGGAGCTGCGCGACCTGCGAATCACCTTGGCCCGCAACGGCATCGACGTGCCCGTGGCCGCGGACGAGTCGATCCGCAAGGCCGAGGACCCGCTGCGCGTGGCCCGGCTCGAGGCCGCCGACGTGATCGTCGTCAAGGTCGCACCGCTCGGCGGCGTGCGGCGCGCGCTCGACGTGGTCGCCGAGACCGGGCTGCCTGCCGTCGTCTCGAGCGCGCTGGACAGCTCGGTCGGCATCCGCGCGGGCCTCGCTCTCGCCGCCGCGCTGCCCCGCCTCGACCACGCCTGCGGCCTCGCGACGCTCGGCCTGTTCGACGGCGATGTGGTCACCGAAAGCCTTGTGCCGCAAGGGGGTTCGATCTCCCTGCGCTCGGTCGAGCCCGACCCGGAGCTGCTCGATCGCTGGGCCGCACCCGACCACAGGCGAGCGTGGTGGGCGGACCGGGTGCGGGCGGCGTACGCCCTGCTCCCGCATTTCGTGCACAGGTGAACGAAATGCGGAGCGGGCCCCCGGGATTCCGCAGCTTCCCGCTGCATTTCGTGCGCTGGTGAACGAAATGCAGCGGACCCCGGACCCCGGACCCGGTCCGCCCGGGTCCGTCACTTCGCCGGCGCGGCCTCGTGCTCGATGCCCTCGTGCTCGCGCCCCACGCGGAAGCGCAGCAGGGTGAGGGCGCTCAGCACGACGATGATCGTCGAGCCCTCGTGCACGAACACCGCCGGCCCGATGCCCAGCCCCATCAGCGTCACCGGCACCAGGACCGCGACGATCGCGAGGCTGAAGATCAGGTTGCGCCGGATGACCTGGCTGGTCCGCCGGGCCAGCGCGACCGCGAACGGCACGCGC
It includes:
- the metB gene encoding cystathionine gamma-synthase, with amino-acid sequence MTDISRLTRGLTTGINADPTHGAVVPPLHLTSTFSFSGFGECGQYDYTRSGNPTRDLLGEALATLEGGFGGTITSTGMSAIALCTTALLAPGDTIVVPHDCYGGSWRLFDSLSTKGQFRCRTVDLTDPDALAEALRERPKVVWVETPSNPLLRLTDVRAVADAAHAAGALVVADNTFLSPLLQRPIELGADVVVHSTTKYINGHSDVVGGAVVAATPELHEELAYWGNVLGVTGSPFDSYLALRGLRTLHVRLRAHQDNARALVDAALDHPAVARVHYPGLADHPGHDIAARQQDGFGAMLSVELRGGEEAVRAFVDGLHCFTLAESLGGTESLVAHPATMTHASMSPEARAVAGIGDGLLRFSVGIEAPEDLVADLRAALDRAEARTPVAV
- a CDS encoding 1,4-dihydroxy-2-naphthoyl-CoA synthase, which translates into the protein MSEQTTANPFRPDDWAPVPGFEDLTDITYHRAVDVGCVRVAFDRPEVLNAFRPHTVDELYRVLDHARRTPDVGCVLLTGNGPGPEGTGAAGKWSFCSGGDQRIRGRSGYQYADGDTAESVDERRVKAEGGRLHVLEVQRLIRTMPKVVVAVVPGWAAGGGHSLHVVCDLTIASREHARFKQTDADVGSFDAGYGSAYLAKMVGQKFAREIFFLGRTYTAEDMHRMGAVNIVADHAELEAEALQVAREIMGKSPQAQRMLKFAFNLTDDGLMGQQVFAGEATRLAYMTDEAVEGRDQFLQKRDPDWSPFPWYF
- a CDS encoding SDR family NAD(P)-dependent oxidoreductase, whose protein sequence is MTARPLAVVTGASSGIGRASARRLAAEGFEVICAARRTERVEELAAEIDGRAVTCDVTKADDVAALAREVGDRLDVLVANAGGALGTEPVVEADLDEWRTMYDTNVIGVARCVQDLMPALVAAEGEVIVIGSVAAHVSYEGGGGYVAAKHAVRAMVGSLRLEMFDQPVRVCEIDPGMVASDEFALVRFHGDAEKAAAVYAGVVDPLTQEDIAECVAFVATRPKHVNIDSMVVRPRAQAAQHKIHRVSP
- a CDS encoding NUDIX hydrolase; amino-acid sequence: MPIPEYVADLREHVGTRLLWLPGTSAYVLRQVDGRQQVLLVRRSDNGLWTPVTGICDPGEEPDVTAEREVLEETCVQVEVERLLAVSSLIPMEYPNGDRCQYLDHAFRCRWVAGEPRVGDEESSDVRWFDVTDLPPLLPRFERQLAMALADDGPVLFGKAQRVR
- a CDS encoding o-succinylbenzoate synthase, yielding MSVFDVEQLVLGMRVVQLPLRTRFRGVTEREIALFPGPFGWGEFGPFLEYAPAESSRWLASAIEAAHVGWPEPVRGSVQVNATVPAVAAGEVAGVLARYDGTRTAKVKVAEPGQRLSDDLDRVAAVREAMGPDARIRVDANGGWSVEQATDALGRLAAYGLEYAEQPCATVEELRDLRITLARNGIDVPVAADESIRKAEDPLRVARLEAADVIVVKVAPLGGVRRALDVVAETGLPAVVSSALDSSVGIRAGLALAAALPRLDHACGLATLGLFDGDVVTESLVPQGGSISLRSVEPDPELLDRWAAPDHRRAWWADRVRAAYALLPHFVHR